Below is a window of Cherax quadricarinatus isolate ZL_2023a chromosome 92, ASM3850222v1, whole genome shotgun sequence DNA.
ttgaaggttctcattatccatcctgtcatttttctagcagatgcgaatgatacaatgttatggtccttgaaggtgagatcctccgacatgatcactcccaggtctttgatgttggtgtttcgctctattttgtggccagaatttgttttgtactctgatgaagatttaatttcctcatgtttaccatatctgagtaattggaatttctcatcgttgaacttcatattgttttctgcagcccactgaaagatttggttgatgtccgcctggagctttgcagtgtctgcaatggaagacactgtcatgcagattcgggtgtcatctgcaaaggaagacacagtgctgtggctgacatccttgtctatgtcggatatgaggatgaggaacaagatgggagagagtactgtgccttgtggaacagagcttttcaccgtagctgcctcggactttactctgttgacgactactctctgtgttctgttagtgaggaaattatagatccatcgaccgacttttcctgttattcctttagcacgcattttgtgcgctattacgccatggtcacacttgtcgaaggcttttgcaaagtctgtatatattacatctgcattctttttgtcttctagtgcatttaggaccttgtcgtagtgatcgaatagttgagacagacaggagcgacctgttctaaacccatgttgccctgggttgtgtaactgatgggtttctagatgggtggtgatcttgcttcttaggaccctttcaaagatttttatgatatgggatgttagtgctattggtctgtagttctttgctgttgctttactgccccctttgtggagtggggctatgtctgttgtttttagtaactgtgggacgacccccgtgtccatgctccctctccataggatggaaaaggctcgtgataggggcttcttgcagttcttgatgaacacagagttccatgaatctggccctggggcagagtgcatgggcatgtcatttatcgcctgttcgaagtcatttggcgtcaggataacatcggataggcttgtgttaatcaaattttgtggctctctcataaaaaattcattttgatcttcgactctcagtctggttatgcagagcattttgggcaaagtaggtaaattttgtctccagggtgtgacccacaccagtcgactaactcctaggtacATATTTTAATCGTAGGTGAACTAGGACagaaggtgtcttaaggaaacacgtcctaatttttctacctgtaccggggatccaaccatggacctcagtgtgggagttgagtgcgctaccaatcgagttACAGGACACTATGCTGTATTTTAAAGCAAACTGTCTTTTTACATAATTACATGCAATATGCTGTATCTTGTACTGTATCTTCTAACATAATTACCTGCAGTGTGCTGTATCTTTCGATAATAATACTCTCATTTTTCAGACTGTTTCCCAAACACTTGTTGATGTTGACATTATTTCTCTGAATATTGATGAAGGTGGCACTCGCTTCGCCCGCAAGTTACTGTGCTTGGCCGTTGAACGTGATATATATTTTGAAGTAAGTTACATTTTCAGGTTTTCATTTTGGCAgtaaatccacaagggtcatcCAGCAGTGCAGATAAGGGTGTGCTAAAGATGTAATATGCCTGATCAGAGACCAGCAAGGGTGAAGAGTATGCCAAAGGGAGAGTTAGTAAGGGCAGTGAGGGGTGCTAAAGGGAAATATATCATTTggcattattttattattattattgttattattctttgTGGGGAAACACCTGGGGATTTGGGGttaactaggtttaatctaaggaTGGGAAGGATAGCTTTATTTCTTGGATAAAAATCCCTGTACTGGTACCAGTGCACCTctcatgaaaatattttaagtaatgtgtgtactgtacatgcattttttaggcctagctctgctACTGCTGTGAAGTTAAAAGCACTGTGAAGCGAAACATAACCTTTTACAGCAGTAACATAACCTTTTACAGCAGTAACATAACCTTTTACAGCAGTAACATAACCTTTTACAGCAGTAACATAACCTTTTACAGCAGTAACATAACCTTTTACAGCAGTAACATAACCTTTTACAGCAGTAACATAACCTTTTACAGCAGTAACATAACCTTTTACAGCAGTAACATAACCTTTTACAGCAGTAACATAACCTTTTACAGCAGTAACATAACCTTTTACAGCAGTAACATAACCTTTTACAGCAGTAACATAACCTATTACAGCAGTAACATAACCTTTTACAGCAGTAACATAACCTTTTACAGCAGTAACATAACCTTTTACAGCAGTAACATAACCTTTTACAGCAGTAACATAACCTTTTACAGCAGTAACATAACCTTTTACAGCAGTAACATAACCTTTTACAGCAGTAACATAACCTTTTACAGCAGTAACATAACCTTTTACAGCAGTAACATAACCTTTTACAGCAGTAACATAACCTTTCACTTCACAGCAGTAactcggaacctaacctgctgcatgagtggggccttcctgtactgtaGTCTGATTTTACAGAACATGAGACCAAAATGCCTTGGATTCTTTTGTAAATTCTCGGTATTGATGCCTTTCAAGGGTGTGaagctttgatgctggtgagtagctcttgatccaaggaactgacaCTGTCCCCCATTATTTGTATGAAACCTTATTTCTCCCCTAACCCTGCTCCTTATtaccaggtgctatatgaccccagTGGGTTTGTCACCTCCCTGTAAATATAAGAATAAACCTTTAGTATAATGAACTAATAAGAAAGATTGTCCTGGTGACTGTTTAATcataatgttaaaaaaaatagcaaaaaatgccctaaagtacagtggaccctcgactaacgctattaatccgctcctgagagctcatcgttagtcaagttaattttccccataagaaataatggaaatcaaattaatccgtgcaggacaccccaaagtatgaaaaaaaattgtttttaccacatgaaatattaattttaatacacacaaactgaagaagacatgcacagttacatgatacttacctttattgaagatctggtgatgattgatgggatgggaggggagagtgttgatggtcttagtgtttagaaggggaatccctttccattaagacttgtgataatatgaaatgttccgattgtatgtttggatgggaccgtggtggctggctggcttgtaaacactggcacccacgggacaagtgaggcactctcaggccaaagtggacgcgtctcgaacggaacgaatagcgttggtcagtttttttagcgctagtcgaggcaaattttttgcgttaaaatgtatcgctagtcagatttaacgttagacgatgccaacgTTGGTCGAGAGTCCACTGTACTCTGTACCTTATTTACAGATATATTGCAATTAACATTGAAAATAAAGGGATTAAGTGTTTGAAAATAAAGTGATTAAATAAAGAAGTTAAGTGTATTATTTATCCAGTAGATTTTGTCAATTATTTCACATGCCCAAGAAATTTAGTTTGTAAATGTTTCTATGTATTGACAGCTGAGTTATGGGCCATGCATCAGGAGCTCTTGCAGTCGGCAACAGACCATCACTCTATCCCACATCCTGCATCAGTGTTCAAGATCGGCCAACATCATCGTGACGAGTCGAGCCAGGACTCCCAGAGATCTCAGGCACCCGTATGACGTCATGAATCTCGGAAGATTCTTTGGACTGACTGAAGCTGCTGCTAGAGGGGCCATTGCCTCCCAAGCTCATAATGTAGTGTATTGTGCTGCTGCTCGTCGCAAGGGGGCAGCAAAATGTGTTGCTCAGGTTACTTTATTGGAGACATCAAACTCAAGGGTCAAATACGAAGGATTAGACAATGCCAGAAAATATTTGAAAACAGATGTTGAAGTAATAGATTCAACAGATTAATATTTTTGTGCTCCAACATTATACGTATTCTTTTCACTGCAAATGCCTTGAAGCCAGTGAGATGCTCTTTGCCTAAGGAAGTGGACTTGTCCTTCCCTTTCTggcatcaaacctgattgcctcccatttcccaggagtATGTAGCCCCTATGGGTTTATCATTTCCACCAGGAATAGTATTTAGTGGGGGCAGAAATAAAAATCATAGGGGACATACTACAGCACCTTGGGAATGAGAAACAATTGGGTttgacaatattattattataattaaagctAAACGCttgacccacaagggtcatacagtactgTCGGTTTTaatagaagggaaggtaaagttcaattccttggatcgagagcccttcaccattatgaaggaaccttctttgagggaaAGGCACACTTAGAAGGAAGTTTTGCCTtgaacccgtaaacggtccaagcagatctacgtttacATGTGTtacgctacaaaagtagatctaagtttttttttttacattttcaaatactgtataacaaaaaaaaagtagatcaaagttttttacacattttcaaatgtagataaactttgtttttctacatttgaaaatgtgtaaaaaaactttgatctactttttttacatactttcaaatgttgaaaaaacgtacatatacgtttggaccgtttacgggttaaacggCACAAGTGAGATTGTATAAATCTCAATATTATTGATGGTAAACAATTGTTGAATTGATGAGTTAGATGTGAAACACtttagattattataataataatcaaaaagaagtgctggAAACACTTTAGAATCTGTCAAAATGTTCTGCTTGCACCATAGGCTGTTTCAATTGATTACAGGTGAAAACCCTGGAAACAGTAAAGGTAATtacgaagtggtcagtccctcggcctacaGCAGAAGCATGTGAGCTAATATATTAGGTCTGACCCTTCTAGGaaagttccttgacactggtgaagggctcttgatctagagaattggatctgtgctccagttccctgaattgggtctgaataccttccatccccccacaggccctgtataatcctatgggtttagcacttccccatgattataataataatgtctgaccacatgcctctgctttaggctgaaggactgataacctcataATTCTTTCTACTGTTTTcacctgtatttgactgaagaaatacctatTGGCAATTACaatatcaaaactaagcactaatcccacaagggtcatacagtgctgtgaCAATAAATGTTGCTCGTTTTAGTCCTCGGATCAACGTCTTCAATCTTAAACCCAAATGGATTATGTTACTATGCAAATACAAATATATAATGTTTACTAGACTTATGAAATACCTGTaaattggggggaggggggagagaccACTGACAGGTTCCTTGAATTATCAAAAATTGCTAAACCCACCAAGGTCTCTGTGCTGCTGTTTGAGAAACTAGACTGGTGCTCCCCTTCTTATAATCATGTGAAGCACTAAACAAATAGGTCCCATTCCTTGGACAACTTGAATACTTCCCATTTTCCCAGGAACTGTATGACAGGTTTGGTCCCCTTCCCTTCCATGTCAAGGAGGAGAGAAGTATTAAACCTGTATAGATCATACATCACCTGAGGtcacctcaagggaggttccttgatgctcctATGGCAGGACATGTATAAGTCACCTTAGTGGGTGACAGCCAGTACTAAACCCATAAAGGTCATACagcaatgattattataattacacGTAAATGCTAAGCCCACAGGGATCATAACGTACTAAAGTATCTACCTAGACTAGGATAGCTCGAATCACTTAGACCAAGGAACCTCCATTATtataaaagaagcactaaacctacaacgAAGAACCTCCTTTGAATAAATAAAGAATGCATTTATCCTATTACATTATCAGACTAAAAAGTGAATTCAAAATATTTAATAGACAAATCACAGCTAAATGGTATGCACTCTGGAGGGGCGAGATGTTGGTCTTAGAACTGTGGTATCAGACTATGGAGCAAATAATACGAAagtgttttgggtcaccctgcccagGTGGGAAATGGCAAACGTGTCTATCCATTTCCTAAAAGGTTCATAATTATTTCATCtggatacatatatacacattgaggctttttttttttttatttatttaaggtTACATTTCACTCTGCATCTTCTTTGCTCTTCAGAGCTTCTGCCTTCCTTATGGCAACCCTTTCTTGCCTGCGCTTACGGGCCTCCTTGGCCTTAGATCTGCGAGCCTCTGCCTGGTCACTCAGCATCTTAGCACGGGCATTGTCAGCCTTCTTCTTGTGGATGTATTCCATCAGCACGCGCTTGTTCTTGAAAACATTACCCTTCACCTGAAATATAATTCATTTTATCAAAATATATTCAAACAAAATGCCTAAtagaattactattattatttttattttttatcacactggccgattcccaccaaggcagggtggcccaccaaggcagggtggcccaccaagacaaggtggaccaccaaggcagggtggcccgaaaaagaaaaactttcaccatcattcactccatcactgtcttgccagaagggtgctttacactacagtttttaaactgcaacattaacacctgtccttcagagtgcaggcactgtactaatAGAATTACACATCTGCAAATCATTTACATTAACTAAAAGTCTCAGTCACAGTAATTACAAATATTGGGTATTTGGAATTAACATGCTCTGATTTTACCACTTCCAACATCAacaatataaattattatatcaAGAGTATGTAATAAGTTGATAAAagacatgcagcacctgggtaaaTTAACCTCAGAGACCCGAGACCCTACACCCACATGTCTCTGAACTTACCCAGGTGTTTCACATGTCTTATCAATATCTGCCTATATACTTTAGATGTCTTGGTCCATCTGGAGGGTCTAATACAGAATTGGACATTTCAAATGAAAATGCTCAGCAAAGAATAATATTCATGAAAAGCGTTTAATCCTTTTCAGCCACACAGAACTCAAGGAACGGAAAATAATCAtgtctgatccaaggaatggggTGGGTGGTTAtgattctttaaccctttcagggttactgacgtactagtatggcttgcgcACCagagttattgacgtactagaacgcctaaattctagcgccttcaaatctagtgagacaAAGCTGGTAGGCGTACATATGAAAGAATcagtatgtggtcagtgtgcgcagtataaaaaaaaaatcctgcagcacacagtgagtaataagaacgtaagaacataagaaggaaaactgcaacaggcctactgacccatgcggagcaggtccatgtcacccccggattagaccaatgacccacccagtctggtcatctccactcaaggatggagcactgctccagacccagcagcacaatctagtcaggtccaactcacacccacccatgtatttatctaacctatttttaaaactacacaacgttttagcctcaataactgtactcgggagtttgttccactcatccacaactctattaccaaaccagtgctttcctatatccttcctgaatctgaaattttccaacttgaaaccattgctgcgagtcctgtcttggctggaaattttcagcacgctatttacatcccctttatttattcctgttttccatttatacacctcgatcatatcccccctaattctacgcctttcgagagagtgcagattcagggcctcagtctatcctcacagggaagatttctgatacatgtgatcatctttgtcatcctcctttgtatgttttccagagcatttatatccattctgtaatagtgaccagaactgagcagcatagtctaaatgaggtctaaccaaggatatactgtatagagttgaagaacaacctgaggacttctattatttatacttctagatatgaagccaagaattttgtttgctttattgtgaacactaatgcactgttgtcttggttttagattactgctaaccagaactcctaaatccttttcacaatcagtggtattaagatctacattatttagtttatatgtgtcatggttatttaactgtccaacatttagaactttgcatttgtcaatattaaactgcatcagccacttctccgatcattgcatcagtctattcaaatcttcctggagtgctttagtgtcctcattagaatgaattggacggcctattttggtgtcctcagcaaatttgctcatgtcgctatttattccctcatctatgtcgtttatgtaaattgtgaacaacaacgggcccaacactgacccctgaggaacaccgcttctgatttctccccatttatgcaaactctctgctgtctatttgtcagccatgcctctacccaggaaaaaatttctcctattccgtgtgccttaagtttcctcaatagcctctggtgtggaactctatcgaaagccttactgaagtccatatacactatcatattcattaccatgatctacctcctcaaacactttagtgaaaaaagttagtaaattcgtaaaacaggaacgcccctttgtaaaactgtgttgagattcattaatcaatctgtgcctgtgaagatggctacgaattgcttcggcaattattgattccataaattttcccactatggaggtaaggcttattggtctatagtttgaagccaaggacctgtcatctgccttgtaaataggtattacatttgccattttccacttaatcaggcactatgccagtttgtagtgatatgttaaaaagattagccaaaggtatgctaagttcctctttacattcctttaacacccttgcaaacagttcatcagggcctggggatttgttaggttttagtttctctatttgtctgaggaccatgtcactagttaccacaatcgtacatagtttatcatcatcctgttctacataatctattatttcaggaattttttttattattatcacactggccgattcccaccaaggcagggtggcccgaaaaagaaaaacattcaccatcattcactccatcactgtcttgccagaagggtgctttacactacagtttttaaactgcaacattaacacccctccttcagagtgcaggcactgtacttcccatctccaggactcaagtccggcctgccggtttccctgaaccccttcataaatgttactttgctcacactccaacagcacgtcaagtattaaaaaccatttgtctccattcactcctatcaaacacgctcacgcatgcctgctggaagtccaagccccttgcacacaaaacctcctttacccccccctccctccaacctttcctaggccgacccctaccccgccttccttccactacagactgatacactcttgaagctattctgtttcgctccattctctccacatgtccgaaccacctcaacaacccttcctcagccctctggacaacagttttggtaatcacgcacctcctcctaacttccaaactacgaattctctgcattatattcacaccacacattgctctcagacatgacatctccactgcctccagccttcccctcgctgcaacattcatcacccatgcttcacacccatataagagcgttagtaaaactatactctcatacattcccctctttgcctccaaggacaaagttctttgtctccacagactcctaagtgcaccactcacccttttcccctcatcaattctatgattcacctcatctttcatagacccatccgctgacacgtccactcccaaatatctgaatacattcacctcctccatactctctccctccaatctgatatccaatctttcatcacctaatctttttgttatcctcataaccttactctttcctgtattcactttcaattttcttcttttgcacaccctaacaaattcatccaccaatctctgcaacttctcttcagaatctcccaagagcacagtgtcatcagcaaagagcaactgtgacaactcccactttatgtgtgattctttatcttttaactccacgcctcttgccaagaccctcgcatttacttctcttacaaccccatctataaatatattaaacaaccacggtgacatcacacatccttgtctaaggcctactttactgggaaataatttcaggaatatcgctagtattttcctgggtgaaaactgagaggaagcaggtatttagaatttcacacacatccttatcactgtcagtgatctgaccagagttactcttaagtgggccaatcttgtccctaatcttacttctgtatacctgaaagaacccttttggttagtctttgaatcccttgcgaccttagcctcataatccctttttgcttttcttattcctttctttaattgaatatattgatttcttaactgcccatcccctcttgtGCTATGCCTATACGTATattcctctcttttgaccaatgagatgttttaatctattgttcatccatttgggatcatttttgttagatcttatttccctactcggaacaaaagttgtctgggcagctagaactatgctctgaaaaacgtcatattggcaaccaagatcacctacctgacccatagtcaggacatcccaatttagcccacccaggtaatttttcagtcccatgaagtcggcc
It encodes the following:
- the Rpp30 gene encoding ribonuclease P protein subunit p30 gives rise to the protein MTMKLARGFCDLNISAMDTDLKKTVLKALSIGYQTIAINREVTDNSTPDKKRKKGNFPMVPPPPKFKLSEEDLREHSITREPVILTRITVTYSDPGSAFLSKFREVIKQYDIIAFTPTTEGALKQTVSQTLVDVDIISLNIDEGGTRFARKLLCLAVERDIYFELSYGPCIRSSCSRQQTITLSHILHQCSRSANIIVTSRARTPRDLRHPYDVMNLGRFFGLTEAAARGAIASQAHNVVYCAAARRKGAAKCVAQVTLLETSNSRVKYEGLDNARKYLKTDVEVIDSTD